The following coding sequences lie in one Arachis stenosperma cultivar V10309 chromosome 5, arast.V10309.gnm1.PFL2, whole genome shotgun sequence genomic window:
- the LOC130980678 gene encoding metalloendoproteinase 5-MMP-like, with protein sequence MQLSGAEMLSVDVQGFVKQLKQIFPDVARDTGLNFFTTMLGYIKQPGATPKSNIPGLHYVKQYLNNYGYLQDSYGSSFTDEMDQNTVSAIKQYQKFFRLRDTTGNLNQETLDLISRFRCGVPDGNLIYSLSPTNRVSWPNGKNWYSNRHNHLTYGFYPQFPDDIATVFRDSFKQWWSDAITEELSLTFKETSYVNADIKVGLQNFNEKTVVGVSLIELCVSNNAVGYMLLDANNKNWALPNVGSLGSGGIDLGAVAMHQIGHLIGLSHSGDSESVMYPYILPGNQRKAQLSNDDIQQIKQLSSANGNGNGVGSSPWGLITTLFLLGFPCLFLLY encoded by the exons ATGCAGCTATCTGGCGCTGAAATGTTAAGCGTCGACGTCCAGGGATTCGTCAAGCAATTGAAGCAAATTTTTCCAGATGTGGCACGCGATACCGGACTCAACTTTTTTACGACAATGTTGGGCTATATAAAACAGCCAGGTGCTACGCCGAAGAGTAATATCCCAGGCCTCCATTATGTAAAACAGTATCTCAACAACTACGGTTACTTGCAAGACTCGTACGGCAGTAGTTTCACAGATGAAATGGATCAGAACACCGTTTCCGCCATCAAACAATATCAAAAGTTCTTCCGTCTCCGCGACACCACCGGAAACCTCAACCAAGAGACTCTAGATCTGATTTCGCGGTTCCGCTGCGGTGTCCCGGACGGTAACCTCATCTACTCTCTCTCCCCTACCAACCGTGTGTCGTGGCCTAATGGGAAAAACTGGTACTCTAACCGCCACAATCATCTCACCTACGGTTTTTACCCTCAGTTCCCAGATGACATCGCCACCGTGTTTAGAGACTCATTCAAGCAGTGGTGGTCAGACGCTATAACGGAGGAGCTAAGCCTAACATTCAAAGAGACAAG TTACGTCAATGCAGATATCAAGGTTGGACTCCAAAACTTCAACGAGAAGACGGTGGTAGGGGTAAGCCTTATAGAACTTTGTGTGTCTAACAATGCTGTTGGGTACATGCTTTTGGATGCTAATAACAAGAACTGGGCACTTCCAAATGTGGGGTCACTGGGAAGTGGTGGAATTGACTTGGGTGCTGTGGCCATGCACCAGATAGGGCATCTTATTGGGCTTTCACACTCCGGTGACAGTGAATCGGTTATGTATCCGTATATTTTGCCTGGAAACCAGAGGAAGGCGCAGCTCTCAAACGATGATATACAGCAGATCAAGCAACTTTCTTCCGCTAATGGAAATGGAAACGGAGTTGGGTCCAGTCCTTGGGGATTGATTACCACATTATTCCTACTTGGATTTCCATGCTTGTTCCTCTTGTACTAG